In a single window of the Pseudorca crassidens isolate mPseCra1 chromosome 9, mPseCra1.hap1, whole genome shotgun sequence genome:
- the CASP1 gene encoding caspase-1, which yields MADKVLKEKRKLFVHSVGMGTINGLLDELLEKRVLNQQEMEKVRDENATVMDKARALIDSVIRKGPQACQICISHIREDDSLLAGTLGLSSGSQSGNYLNTQESQVVVPPFPAPQAMQDNPVKLASSGPGGNLKLCPLETAQRIWKEKSAEIYPIMERSIRTRIALIICNTEFENLPRRDGADVDIRNMKMLLEGLGYSVDVKENLTASDMTIELKAFAARPEHRTSDSTFLVLMSHGIRTGVCGKKYSEEVQDVLKVNTIFQILNTWNCPSLKDKPKVIIIQACRGENQGVVWLKDSVEASGNCSLLAPEDFEDDAIKKAHVEKDFIAFCSSTPDNVSWRHPVLGSLFIIKLIEHLQEYAWFCDLEEIFRKVRFSFELPDGRAQMPTAERVTLTRCFYLFPGY from the exons ATGGCCG ACAAGGtcctgaaggagaagagaaagctgTTTGTCCACTCAGTGGGCATGGGTACAATAAATGGCTTGCTGGATGAGTTATTAGAGAAAAGAGTGCTGAACCAGCAGGAGATGGAGAAAGTAAGAGATGAAAATGCTACAGTTATGGATAAGGCCCGAGCTTTAATAGACTCTGTTATTCGGAAAGGGCCCCAGGCATGCCAAATTTGCATCAGTCATATTCGTGAAGATGACTCCCTCCTTGCAGGAACACTGGGGCTTTCCTCAG GTTCACAATCTGGGAATTATCTTAATACACAAGAATCCCAAGTGGTGGTTCCTCCTTTCCCAG CTCCTCAGGCAATGCAGGACAACCCAGTTAAGCTTGCATCTTCAGGGCCAGGAGGGAACCTCAAGCTTTGCCCCCTAGAAACAGCCCAAAGGATATGGAAAGAAAAGTCAGCAGAG ATTTACCCAATAATGGAAAGGTCAATCCGCACACGTATTGCCCTCATTATCTGCAACACAGAGTTTGAAAATCTTCCCAGGAGAGATGGAGCTGATGTTGATATCAGAAACATGAAGATGCTACTAGAAGGTCTGGGGTACAGTGTGGATGTGAAAGAAAATCTCACCGCTTCG GATATGACTATAGAGCTGAAGGCATTTGCTGCTCGCCCAGAGCACCGGACCTCTGATAGTACTTTTCTAGTGCTCATGTCTCATGGAATCCGGACTGGCGTTTGTGGGAAGAAATACTCTGAAGAAGTCCAAGATGTATTAAAAGTCAACACCATCTTTCAAATTTTGAACACATGGAATTGTCCAAGTTTGAAAGACAAACCCAAGGTGATCATTATCCAGGCCTGCCGTGGTG AGAATCAAGGAGTGGTATGGCTAAAAGATTCAGTAGAAGCTTCTGGAAACTGTTCCTTATTGGCTCCAGAAGATTTTGAGGATGATGCCATTAAGAAAGCCCACGTAGAGAAGGATTTTATTGCTTTCTGCTCTTCAACACCAG ATAATGTTTCTTGGCGACATCCTGTATTGggttctctttttattattaaactcATTGAACATTTGCAAGAATATGCCTGGTTTTGTGACCTGGAAGAAATTTTCCGAAAG GTTCGATTTTCATTTGAGCTGCCAGATGGTAGGGCACAGATGCCCACTGCTGAAAGAGTGACTTTGACAAGATGTTTCTACCTCTTTCCAGGATATTAA